From Fibrobacter sp. UWEL, a single genomic window includes:
- a CDS encoding sulfite exporter TauE/SafE family protein, with product MELSVIGILFGISCIGSFIQRVSGFGFGIFVMTVLPYLLPSYGEATALSGMLAGSMSIVVFLRMRKYIVWKEVLPILGIFTVISFFAVGAVASLDGRFLRHVLGAILIIISIYFFFFSEKIKLKPTVFVQSIIGVIAGIMGGFFAMQGPPSVLYFLASCETKEKYIAHSQVYFALGNLMMTFFRAGNGFVTPMVGMAYGCGIFGVALGVFIGSKVFKKIPHKVLKKVVYVYMAISGIIALCA from the coding sequence ATGGAACTTTCGGTTATTGGCATCTTATTTGGGATTAGCTGTATAGGCAGTTTTATCCAGCGGGTCAGCGGGTTCGGATTTGGCATTTTCGTCATGACCGTCCTCCCCTACCTCCTTCCCAGCTACGGGGAAGCTACCGCCTTGTCCGGAATGCTTGCCGGATCCATGTCCATCGTCGTTTTCCTCCGTATGCGAAAATATATCGTCTGGAAGGAAGTTCTCCCCATCCTGGGTATCTTTACGGTCATCAGTTTCTTTGCAGTGGGCGCTGTAGCCAGTTTAGACGGCAGGTTTCTGCGACACGTCCTTGGCGCGATCCTTATTATCATAAGCATCTACTTTTTCTTCTTCAGTGAAAAAATCAAGCTGAAACCCACTGTTTTCGTCCAATCTATTATAGGCGTCATCGCTGGCATCATGGGCGGGTTCTTCGCCATGCAGGGGCCGCCCTCCGTTCTGTATTTTTTGGCATCCTGCGAAACGAAGGAAAAGTACATCGCCCATAGCCAGGTGTATTTCGCCCTAGGCAACCTGATGATGACCTTCTTTAGAGCGGGTAACGGGTTCGTGACGCCTATGGTAGGAATGGCCTACGGTTGTGGCATTTTCGGCGTGGCTCTGGGCGTATTCATCGGAAGCAAAGTCTTCAAGAAGATTCCGCACAAAGTATTGAAAAAAGTCGTATACGTCTATATGGCAATAAGCGGTATTATCGCACTCTGCGCATAA
- the mdh gene encoding malate dehydrogenase, translated as MARKKIALVGAGQIGGTMALVLAQKQLGDVVLIDIPMTEGMPKGKALDIMEGRSVMGTSCNLSGSTDYADIAGADVVIVTAGVPRKPGMSRDDLLGINCGVIKTVGEAIKNTAPNAFVIVITNPLDAMVYNMQKVTGFDSSKVIGMAGVLDSSRLACFVAMELGVSAEDVKAIVMGGHGDTMVSLYECVSVGGIPLSQLMTKEKFDELAARTANAGGEIVNLLVRGSAFYSPATSAIKMAEAYLLDKKSVLTCAVKLNGEYGVKGLYCGVPCVIGANGVEKIFEVKMNDEQKAAFDKSVEACKKNAEWVDANT; from the coding sequence ATGGCAAGAAAGAAGATTGCACTCGTTGGTGCTGGTCAGATTGGTGGTACTATGGCTCTCGTCCTCGCTCAGAAGCAGCTGGGTGACGTGGTCCTCATCGATATTCCGATGACTGAAGGTATGCCGAAGGGTAAGGCCCTCGACATTATGGAAGGCCGTTCCGTTATGGGCACTTCCTGCAACCTCTCCGGTTCTACTGACTACGCTGACATCGCTGGTGCAGACGTTGTTATCGTGACCGCAGGCGTTCCTCGTAAGCCGGGCATGAGCCGTGACGACCTTCTGGGCATCAACTGCGGCGTCATCAAGACTGTTGGCGAAGCTATCAAGAACACTGCTCCGAACGCTTTCGTTATCGTTATCACCAACCCGCTGGACGCAATGGTGTACAACATGCAGAAGGTTACCGGCTTCGATTCCTCCAAGGTGATCGGTATGGCTGGCGTTCTGGACTCTTCTCGTCTCGCTTGCTTCGTTGCTATGGAACTGGGCGTTTCTGCTGAAGACGTTAAGGCTATCGTTATGGGCGGCCACGGTGACACCATGGTTTCTCTCTACGAATGCGTCTCCGTCGGTGGCATTCCTCTGTCTCAGCTCATGACCAAGGAAAAGTTCGACGAACTGGCTGCTCGTACTGCTAACGCTGGTGGCGAAATCGTTAACCTCCTGGTTCGCGGTTCTGCATTCTACAGCCCGGCAACTTCCGCTATCAAGATGGCTGAAGCTTACCTCCTGGACAAGAAGAGCGTTCTTACCTGCGCTGTTAAGCTGAACGGCGAATACGGCGTTAAGGGCCTGTACTGCGGCGTTCCTTGCGTGATCGGCGCAAACGGCGTGGAAAAGATCTTCGAAGTCAAGATGAACGACGAACAGAAGGCAGCCTTCGACAAGTCTGTTGAAGCTTGCAAGAAGAACGCTGAATGGGTTGATGCTAATACTTAA